A single genomic interval of Hemibagrus wyckioides isolate EC202008001 linkage group LG13, SWU_Hwy_1.0, whole genome shotgun sequence harbors:
- the lgi1b gene encoding leucine-rich glioma-inactivated protein 1b, with amino-acid sequence MGHSGGTLGFTVTLLCAAAVFLSAESRRGNKQSRCPVGCTCTKDNALCENIRTVPHTFPPDVVSLSFVKSGFSEIAPGSFLHTPSLQLLLFTANTFDSINEDAFQGLPHLEYLFIENNKIESMSPLAFRGLKSLLHLSLAYNNLETLPKDVFKGMDALTKVDLRGNMFVCDCKLKWLVEWMHNTNATVDQIHCSGPPLYQGKKINELMPQAFDCITAEFVSKKTLKFESISVETFSIGNDQYVVFAQPFAGTCSFLEWDHVNMEFRPFDSIESTSTVVCKPMVIDQQLFVIVAQLFGGSHIYKRDTSAQKFIKIQDIDILKIRKPNDVETFRLDGEWFFAIADSSKAGSTTVYKWNGNGFYSHQSLHLWHRDTDVEYLEIGGKPHLILSSSSQRPVIYQWNRGPKRFERRTDIPETEDVYAVKHFRARGELYICLTRFIGDSKVMRWDGAMFTEVQSVPSRGSMVFQPVTVGSWQYAILGSDYSLTQVYQWDTKKGRFVHFQELNVQAPRAFSMVSIDNHELLLASSFKGRTQIYEHLIIDLSN; translated from the exons ATGGGACACAGCGGCGGGACGCTGGGCTTCACGGTAACGCTGCTTTGCGCCGCCGCGGTCTTTCTCTCGGCGGAGAGCCGCAGGGGGAATAAGCAGTCCCGGTGCCCTGTGGGATGCACATGCACCAAAGATAACGCCTTGTGTGAAAACATCAGGACCGTTCCGCACACCTTCCCTCCGGACGTCGTCTCCTT ATCGTTCGTGAAGTCTGGATTCAGTGAAATTGCCCCAGGAAGCTTCCTGCACACGCCGTCTCTTCAGCTTCT CTTGTTTACAGCCAATACATTTGACTCTATCAATGAAGATGCATTTCAGGGTCTGCCTCATCTGGAGTATCT GTTTattgaaaacaataaaatcGAGTCCATGTCACCTTTGGCCTTTAGAGGTTTGAAATCTCTCCTTCATCT gagCCTTGCCTATAATAACCTTGAGACGTTACCCAAAGATGTTTTCAAGGGGATGGATGCCTTAACAAAAGT GGATCTTCGAGGAAACATGTTTGTCTGTGACTGTAAACTGAAATGGCTAGTGGAGTGGATGCACAACACCAACGCGACAGTGGACCAGATACACTGCAGCGGGCCGCCGCTTTATCAAGGGAAGAAGATCAATGAGCTGATGCCTCAGGCGTTTGACTGTATCACTGCGG AGTTCGTTTCCAAGAAGACCCTGAAATTTGAGTCGATCTCAGTAGAGACCTTCAGCATTGGGAACGATCAGTACGTGGTGTTTGCCCAGCCTTTCGCGGGAACGTGCAGCTTCTTGGAATGGGACCATGTCAACATGGAGTTCAGACCTTTCGACAGTATAGAAA GCACCTCCACCGTGGTCTGTAAGCCGATGGTGATCGACCAGCAGCTTTTCGTTATCGTTGCCCAACTCTTCGGCGGCTCGCACATTTACAAACGGGACACGTCAGCCCAGAAGTTCATCAAGATCCAAGACATCGATATCCTGAAGATCCGCAAGCCGAATGACGTCGAGACCTTCCGCTTGGACGGCGAGTGGTTCTTCGCCATCGCCGACAGCTCCAAAGCGGGATCCACCACGGTGTACAAGTGGAACGGCAACGGATTCTACTCGCACCAGTCTCTCCACCTGTGGCACCGCGACACGGATGTGGAGTACTTAGAGATCGGAGGCAAGCCCCATCTGATCCTGTCTAGCAGCTCACAGCGGCCCGTTATCTATCAGTGGAACCGGGGCCCGAAGAGGTTCGAGCGGCGGACAGACATCCCCGAGACGGAGGACGTATATGCCGTCAAGCACTTCCGAGCCAGGGGCGAGCTTTATATCTGCCTGACACGCTTCATTGGCGACTCCAAGGTGATGCGATGGGATGGTGCCATGTTCACCGAGGTGCAGAGTGTGCCATCACGCGGCTCCATGGTCTTCCAGCCTGTGACAGTCGGAAGCTGGCAGTACGCCATCCTTGGCAGCGACTACTCGCTCACGCAGGTCTATCAGTGGGACACCAAGAAGGGCCGCTTTGTCCACTTCCAGGAGCTGAACGTCCAAGCACCAAGGGCTTTCTCCATGGTATCCATTGACAACCATGAGCTCCTGCTCGCCTCCAGTTTCAAAGGGAGGACACAGATCTACGAGCACCTCATCATCGATCTGAGTAATTGA